The DNA region CCTGGCAGGTTAAAGAAGATAAAtcttgcttttaatttttttaaagaatcttGCAATAGTGGGTattgaaacattttttattccttttatgatgaaacttgattatttgagttattattttgttttgtgaagaAATGGACTTGTGGTGTTGTTTTATGACTATGATGGTCAACACAATTTTGCTTGATTTTTGTTGGATGCCTTAGGATgattgttttatggttaaaatCATAGTTTCAAAaattaccttgaattaattgatCTAACCAGTTGGACCAAGAACTAGTGGTATAATCGGTCTCAGCCACTTATTGAATTAGATATGCCATTGATCCAATTGGACCTTACGCGATTGAATCAGTGAACCGGTCTAGTAGaaccaatatttattatttttctttaaaatgcaAGTTTTAatgaaaagactaaaaaaatccaAGAATTGAACTCAAGACCTAAAAGTTATTTAGTATAACAACTTACCTATAGATCCATGATTAATTAGTATACTTATGACACAaataatacatacatacatatatataaatatatatatatatatatatatatatatatatatatatatatatatatagacacacacacacacacattatgTTAGTAGATGATTCTTGCCATTCAATTACTAACTCACTAGTTGGACCAGTCACTCATTAATCTAGTACCTTGATTGGTTCAATTTTTAGAACATTAGATGaaatggtgataaaaaaaatttggaaattTTTGTGTGACATTGTGAAAATTCTTGAATTttccaaattattttaattcttccttacattcataaaattaaaatatccaaaCTGTTCAATTGTTGTTGAAcattttttatctcattttattaTACTTCAAACTATTTAATCCCTTTATACCCAGATATAATTAATCAGAATATTGTTTCACTTACTCATTCTTAACCCTTAATTACCAAGGGCCAAGAGTCTTTATGGCTTAAAGTCGAGAGTGATGAAAAATCCTTAGATACCTTATTTCTAAGCTCATAATTgtaaacaccccccccccctctttttCTGTGTTTATTTGTCAGTTTTACATTTTCCCATTTAACATGctatgaatgaatgaattgcaacatcaactttttttttacaattatttttaatcttgctatttttctttgaagGAGGTTGAGAGATATGAGAATGAAGGAATTCGTATTTGACGTCAAAAAGTAAAGACACAAGACAAAGAAGAAAGCAACCGCAAAaccaaagaagaaacaaaagtgaGTGTACTTactttcaaaatgaagagttcTAGCTCACAACAAATTCCCCATCACATTTTTTCTAACACATCTTTTaccattggttaaaatttattgaaaactagtAAGAAAGAGTATATTAGATATAGTGGTAGtagaacttcttcttcttcttcttcttcttcttctttttttacaataacttaGAAAGGTATAGTTCTCTTTTATTACTTAGGTGCATGTAGAGTTTGACATTTTAAATATCAATtcaatatgatattttaaattttaccatCAATATATTCAAGGAAAAAAACATTCTTATTaatgttttacattttttttaatttaactacaaGGACTTTTTGGAAGATCATAGGTATAGTGAGTATGCTTATTTTGGGAGTTTGAAATCTTTTTCATTACTAttgaaaaatactatttttaaatattgctaaaattttaataaaatgatggataaattttttagagTATACATATTTTGGTTGTTCTGTATTTTCctttactatttaaaaagttttaaaatattgctATTATTTTCAGGAATTTATTGTAGctcaagagaaaaataaagaagcaaAAGCTTAAGTGagtatacatatttttaaatgtttcatcattttcattattgttcaattttttttattaaatattgctAAATTTTCCAACAAATGGTTCTACCCAATGAGAAAAGCATAAAAGTCGAAGTTGCAGCAAGTGTTCTcactttggatttttttttttttgtatttttcttcacTTTTAAAAATTCTCTTTCCTTGTAAATTTTTGTTGAAATATTAAGAAATGTTTGCTAATgatggaaagaaaaagaagtggaaatatttttttatataacatgaaaatttaatttttaatgacaAAGTTTCTagttgataagaaaaaaaaactacaaattgGATTTAGCACAATATTCATTACTAAGCATGTATCATGCTTAACCATGAATTTTTCAGGAAATATGCTAGTTGCTCAAGGAAAAAGTGAAGCAAAAGATATGAGAGTCATTGTTGAAGAGTTTCTTTCTAAAGCTCATTACAAGCAGCTTCACATGTTCAACCCATGATCAACAAAAagttgataattttataatgttcaaactaaatgaaaacattatcatcaatttatttaataccTATGTTGAGAACCTTTATGTGATTTAGAATTTTCATATGATTTTATATTGACTTTCTATGCTGTATGAGATGTGTTAGAACttgacttattttatttttatcttttgtttatttcttcctcttttattttaaattcccattatttataaaaaatgctCCGAGGATGCGATTGGAGATTGACTGAGATTTCTATTGGTACTCAATCACTAATCTAGTTGGTTGGAGTTTTAATAATGTCACTTGGTGGTTGACATAGGAAGACTTGTCAAATCAAAGCTCTAATGAACAGGTGAAGGCCTCCCAAAAATGAGTTGTTGGTTCGTGTAGAGCAACTTGAACCATCCTAGGGCAATGCCTtgcatgaaaaatgaaagtaggGTAAGATGATGGGAAGGTGGTGTCTCGGTAAACTCAAAATATTCATTCTCTTGGTAGATCCATTCAAGCGGATTAGAATCATCAAATGGAGCTAGGCAAACCTTAGTGGTTTGAACCGAATAAACCAATGAATTGGGCAGAAGAGTTGTTGAAAATCAACTGCATATGCTCCTTGAAGGTGACTAACTCAGCAGCCATGGAGGAATATTGGTTATCTATATGGAGCTAAAGGTCCTTCATCTGAGTGAGACATTGTTTCAAGAGGTCCTTAACTTTAGAGGGAGGCACAGTGACTAATGAAAGCACCAATTGTATAGTGAATTGGGATAAAGATTCTCCTTCTAAGTAGGAAGGACTCCAAGGGTAAGAATTAGCTAAGAAAGAGTTCAAATGTCAATTCCCTACCTTATTTTCATTCAACATTGCAATATAAGGAAAAGGGATACCATCCTACTATCACGAATCTCAAAGCAAGTGGCATTAATCCAATGATTACATCATAACTGATTGAAATGCTAATGATAGAATTGCATACATTCAAGTGGGTGCTAAGAGTCTAAAACTTTCTAAGGAGTCATATAGCCACAGTCAACATGGCTTAAACGTAAACTTTTCTCCAAAAGGGAATTGTTTTCAATCTTTGAGGCATTTCTATTGTGGACTCACTTTCATTGACTGGTCCATAATGAGCATTGTCGTTCATTACCTCATTTGGGCTTAATGTTTCCCTTAACAACATATCATTGCCCTCCCCACCTAAAACAACCTTTTCCACAAGGTTAAAAGTAGGATAAGTCTTAATGAAAGTCTCGTCTTCCCATGTTGACTCTGAAGACGAAAAACCCTCCTAAAGAACCAACAACCAAGGGCAATCTCCTTTGTTTGAAAGAAGTGTGTGGTGGTTCAATTAAGGTGTCTGTAATAGAAGAGAGTGGCAAAATCTAAGTAGGAGGATCCCTTAGAAGGGTTTGAGTTTGGACACATGAAAAATCAGTTGAATGCAGGCTCCCTCCTGCAAAGCCCACTGGTATGTGACAAACCTGATAACGTGAACCAGCCAAAAAGTATTGCTTTGAAAGTTTCATATAACCATGATCCCAAACTATGGTCTGACGATACGACTAGAGTTGAAGCCACACCCAATCCCTTGATTGGTAGCTACGATCAAGACGGTGGCTATCCACTTGATTGCACATGCAGATTTTTATGTTGTTGCCATGTTCTCCTTAAAGAGATGCAAGTGATGCTGGTATTGAACCAAAAatctgttttgaaaaaaaaaataacatggtTTTATTCTACAATTGACAGATAATGTTGTAATTGACTTACACCAactaaataatagtaaaaattataaaaataacatgatttgttgatttgatcataaataaaaatatagttgtTACAAGCAATAAGTTACATTGttacaaacattaaaaaatatataaaaaaagcaacacaacaacaataacttacATTGTTATAGGCattaaaaactataatattaaaaataaaaaaataatcaaaatatagttGGTTTAGTTTTGATTGGATCGAGTTTGGAAAGTGTAAATTCAATACCTAAACCAATCAACATTgggttttaatattttgattcgAGTTAGacccaaataagaaaaaaaatcattggtttgGATGATTTGGTTTATTGTGTTGATTTGCATCAATAAACACCCCTAACATCATGTCGCAAAATTTTGGTTCCTTTATTATTAGTCCTTCTAAATTATTATCACAAGGCCATGTATTGTTTTCATCAACtaagatgatgcaatcctaccccccaagggcattggatagaaaactctaagaagattgggccagagatgcaagagaaggtcctagggttctcatgagccttagggtagatttcgggcccatgggctaagtatgagcccacttatctttgtacacattagattaaagtttcattatttttgggccttgtatttagggctccataattttagtagggtaccctagaaatgtaggattttacagcccttgtattttagggcacctagactagtttttgaattaggggtagttttgtaattttacatgcattaagtgaatatttgatgtgtgtattgggaaataattttaattgaattgggagaagcccaatccaattaaattttagagggggaggtgagcatttgcttgctacaccccattgtcacatcatatagtcatactttgtgcatgtccttcatgctttacatgcctcatgatacctaaacacacttagtggagaatcttggacttgatcttcgattagtgggctgaaccatagctaaaattcactaatcataattagtgaaattttggctccacaatttgactccacaaattcaagtgaaatttgaatagaaattcaactttgatcatttgagaattacacttcaaagttcagacctcatttgaggcataaaattgtgtgctctttctctccctctccctccactcatcttctcctaccttcaagctcttatccatggcttcctatggtggtgaacttcttcttgactcatcttctccttgaagtggcgtctccaatcatctttctgccttctccattccactaccattcatcttcaagaagcaaaggattccattgatgaagaagattcaaggcctacaagctccacatggagctacgtcaAAAGAGGACATTTAAGAGATACAAGGAACAAAGAATACCTAAACCCATATACATATACAATAAAAAGATTATGACATTGTTTTTGTAGACATCGTATAATTGGAAAACCattcaaaagaacaaaaagagaaaCCCTACATATGACATGTTAACCATGAGcatgatttaaattttatgatgttTATTACATAATTCCTTGCCATTGatgataatgttattttttttataagccacACAAACCATGATAACACCATATTATATTTCTTTGACAACAGATTCAACATAGGCTcaagcaaaaccaacaacaagaAGATTAGCAATTAGAAAGACTCCTCTTAAGGTAGTGTATCAATTCATCAATATAACTTTCTTGCCTGTCAACATTGACAAATAAATCCTTCACCTCCTTAATTTTTTCCCTTTAGATCCTTTCTTCATCCTCAACCATAACCAGCCTTATTGAGTCTATGACCGCATCACTCGTGAGAGATCCATCAAGTTCATCCCTAGGAATCAAATAcctcatcttcttctctttcAATAGTTTTGTGTTCAATCCTTGGTCTTCAAGAAACATTAATAGAAATATAGGTTTCTCATTTTGAATAGCCTCCATCATAGAGGTCCAACCAAAGTGAGTAAAAAACCCACCAATTTCCACGTGGCTTAATATCTTTAATTGTGGTGCCCAACCAATGCACACTATTCCACACCCTTTAGTTCGCTCCTCAAACTTTTTTGGTAATTGTAACACATCTTTATCCCATGGTCCATGTCGAACCCTTAGTACCAAAAAAATGGAAGTTTTGATTTCTCCAAACCTAGAGCTATTTCTGTGACTTAATCTTGACTTTGTTTAGCTTTGCTTCCAAACACCACATACAACACACTGCCACATTCTTGATTGTCTAACCATTCCTTCATCCTCTGCCATGTCGCATTATCCTTGTCGCCCTCAAACCTAGTGTTGACCAGCTAACCCACCAAGAGAACCGATTTATGGTAAATGCTCTCCAACACTTCAATGGTTTGCTAATGTAATTAGGCCTTCTAGTTTTTCTAATGTAAGAGGCCTAGCACACTAACAATCGTATCCTTCACCTCACTACTAAGTTGCTCAAAACCTTGTTGGACCCCCGTACATGCTACCACCTTAGATTCTTCAAGTGTTAATTATGTTCTTCTATCACAAAGGGCCTTGTCTTGATCTTTTGGTTGGAGATTACCATTTTTATGTAGACCAACACAAGCCTAATCCATTTTTGATAGGTATTGCTTTCCACATCCATGTAAATTCTGAGTCCCTCACCACAAACTCCAATCCATTAACATTAGGAGTTGGCTTACTCTCCCCCTCTTCTAAGGTTTTTGCTTTTGCATTTAATGTGTTTGCACCTTCTCCCTCATCACCATATTATTATtagtcactactagaaaatataatttttaagtcgGTTATGAAGAAAGTCAACACTTTGAAGCCACCTTCGTGTAAAGTCATCACTTTTCATGATAGTTtttaaatcatcttagaaatccactttctaagacggtttttaacacaaccgtcttagaaaacatgtttttttttttcattcaatgcACTCAAATCATAACCAACAAAAGATGCATACTACCATTTCATTTGGATTATtaactcaattaattattataaattaatactttaaaataaaatattcatatagTAATTATAATAAACAAAACTAGGTTGGTTTGTAGACTAACCGAAAGATAACATTGTTTTTTGCACTTAATGTGTAAAGAAATTATAAACTCATCACAAAAAGTAAATAGTTATATACTAAAagtatatatactaataaatagcaataataattaaaaaaattaaaaatcaataaatcgTGATTGAAAACGAGGTCATGGTGGGATCAAAGAGGAGTCGTGGACGGCCACCAAAAACGGTGTCTCCGGTACCTGTTAATCCTCCATCGCTGGTGGCTCCACCGGAAATGGAATCAGAAATCCATGACGAAGACGAAGATGGCGATTTGGCTAATAGTAAACAAGGACCTGCTAATGGAAGTGAAACGGTGGCTCAAGAAACCCTAATCAAAGAGCAAGATGGAATTGGGCGTAAACTCTGGGTTGACGTGATTAGTGGAAACATAAATCCAGCTAAGGGTAGAGTTATGCAGTATGTGGCTCCCAAGGTGGTAGATGGTGAAATAGATGTGAAAATTGAGGATGAGGATGTTGCCCCAGAATTGAAATTTTGGGAAACTACTTTGATCTTGTATATCTTAGGTGGAGATATCAGTATGTATATGCTGAAGAATTTCATGGAGAAGGCTTGGAACTTTGTCTCCCTGCCGGATATGTACTATCACGATGATGGATATTTCATGCTTCGCTTCAAATCTCATGCGGATATGGATGCTGTTTTGATGAAAGGGCCTTATACAATCAGGAATATGCCTTTGATTTTGCAGGAATGGAGGCCGGATTTTGATCTCAAGAAAGACATGTTGAGCACCATCCCTATATGGGTGAAATTGCCAAAACTTCCTTTGCATCTATGGGGAGAAACTAGCCTAAACAAAATCGATAGTGCCATTGGAATTCCTCTAGTGACAGATGAATGCACTACACATAGGCTTAGAGTTTCATATGCCAGAATATTGCTGGAAGTTGATATTACCCAGAAGATGCTTGATGAAATTACTATTACAGATAATAAGGGTTTAAAAAGAAAGCAACCTATTGAATACGAGTGGAGGCCAAAATTCTGTGAGAAGTGCCAGACAATTGGGCATCAATGTGATGGAGCTGCTAAGCATAAGATTTGGAAGCCTAAGCCGAAGAAAGTTGATCCTGATAAACAGCCAAAAGCAGAAAAGAATAGCACTCTGGTGAAGACTCTAATTAGAGACAAAGGTCCCAATATCATTGATGTTGAAGACGGTGGTTGTTGGACAGTTGTTAACAAAtctagagataaaagaaaaggtaaagATGCTACTGAATCATCCTCTACATTACAATGTCTGAATGGCTTTGAGGCTTTAGGGGCTTTGAATGGTCCACAAGGCCCTTATGACAGAGGCCCATGTTAGTCTCTTGGAATGTAAGGGGGCTTAATAAAGCTGGCAAGCTAAGGGAGATAAGCTCCCATCTCCTTAAGCTTCAGCCTACTATTGTTGTTTTGATTGAAACTAgggttaaacaagaaaaagctCAAAAAATTCGAGATAAACTCTGCTTGAAGGGTAGATACCTGGATAATTACAATCATCATGAAAATGGTAGATTGTGGATAGAATTGAATGATAACAAGGTAGATGTTAGATATGTTAGGAGTACTAGTCAATTTATTCATTGTGGGGTTTATGATTTGGCTAGCACTTTTAAGTTTTGGTTGACAACAATATATGCCCACAACCAACTTAATGAGAGGAAAAAGCTTTGGAAAGATTTGGAGGAAATTCATGATATGCAACAGGGGCCTTGGTGTGCTGTTGGAGATTATAACAATGTGGCTAAAAGTCAAGACAAGGTTGGAGGTAAACTGGTTACTGAGGCGGAATATGAAGATCTTCAAGCTATGATGGATGCAACCGGTTTGAGTGAAATGGACAGCTCTGGGGAAATTTTTACCTGGACTAATAAACAGGCAGACAATCCTATCTATTATAGGATAGATAGAATATTGGCTAACATAGACTGGTTCCAAACTCATAGTGATGCTAATCTGACTATTCTCCCCCCCCCCATGTATCTGATCATAACATCCTTTATTTGTCTGAGCCTCTTCATGTTAGAAAAAGAAATCAGTTCAGATTCAACAACTGCTGGGTGGATGCAGTGGGTTTTTATAGTATTGTGGAAAGATGATGGAACCAACCTGCTAGAGGCACTCCAATGCAGAGGCTGTGGTATAAAACTTCATAGGCTTAGACCTCATCTCTTGAAACTTAATAAATTTACTAATGATATTCAAAAGAATAAACTTGCAGCAAGAGAAAAGTTGGACCAGGCTCAACAGGACCTTAGAAATAACATCATGGATGCCCCCAGAATTGAGGAGGTGAAAAGGTTGACTGATGAAGTGATCCACTGGAATGAAATGGAggaaaaaatgttgatgcaaaGATCCAAAATTGACTGGATTCGGGCTAGAGATGGCAATAATGCATTCTTTCATGCATATCTGAAATCCAGACAAAATGCTAAAAGAATTAAAGTTATCCACAAAGATGATGGCACTATCCTCACTACTCAGAAGGAAATTACTCAGGAAGTGCTAGCTTTTTATGGGAAGCTCATGGGTCATGATAGTATAAGCCTCCAACATGTTGATATTTATGCTTTAAGAAGAGGAGATCATCTCACCATGGTTCAAAGAGAGGATTTAGTGAGACCTGTCACTGTTAAAGAGATTGAAGATGCTCTAAATGGAATTAGTGACTTAAAATTGCCTGAAGTTGATGGCTATAGCTCTAAGTTTTTTAAGTCATGCTGGAACATAGTGAAAGAGGATGTGGTTAATGCTGCTTAGGAATTTTTTGCTCAAGATCAGTTATTCTTGCCCTTTAATCAAACTGTGGTGACATTGGTTCCAAAGAGTGATAATGCAAGTACTGTTAAGGAGTACAAACCAATTGCAGTTTGTACAACTTTCTACAAAATCATGTCCAAGATTCTCACTGCTAGACTGAATAAGGTGCTCCCTAGTGTGGTTAGCCTCTCTCAGGAAGTTTCTTATGAACTATTAAATGGTTATGCTAGAAAAGGAGGTACCCCTAGGACAATGATCCAACTTGATTTACAAAAAGCATATGATATGATAGACTGGTTTTCTTTAGAGACTGTCCTTAGGGAGTTAGGTATTCCTGGCAGATTTATTAGTTGGCTCTTGATCATGGTGAAGACTGTTACCTATATTTTCAATATCAATGGTGATCTCTCTGATGTGATGCAGGCCAAAAGAGGCATTAGGCAAGGGGATCCTATTTCTTCCTTGCTTTTTGTAGTGATGATGGAATATCTTAACAGGCTGTTGGTTAAATTGCAGCTGGACCCTAATTTTAATCACCATGCTAAGTGTGAGAAATTGGGGATCACTCATCTTACTTTTGCAGATGATGTACTCCTGTTCTGTAGAGGTGATGTTATGTCTTTGGAAATGATGCTTCATGTGATAAATAAGTTCTCTACCACTACAGGCCTTGTGGTTAATCCTAACAAATGCAGGATTTATTTTGGGCGGGTAGATGGTACTACCAAGAATAAAATCCAGCAGATTTCTTCTTATGAGGAGGGCCAGCTGCCAGTTCGTTATCTTGGGGTGCCACTAACTAGTAAAAAGCTCAATATAAAATACTATCTGTCGCTAATTGATAAGATTATGACTCGAATTCAACACTGGACTTCAAAGCTGCTCAGTATGGCAGGGAGAGTTCAGATGGTGAATTGCACCATTACTGCTATCGTTCAGTTTTGGATGCAGTGTCTACCTATTCCAATGAGTGTCATAAATAAGATTGATAGTATGTGCAGAAGTTTTGTTTGGTCAGGAAGCACTGAAATTACTAGAAAAAGCCATATTGCCTGGAATTCTGTCTGCAGACCTAAAGGCCAAGGGGGTCTGAATATTTTTAATCTGAAGGTTTGGAATCATATTACCATGCTCAAGTGTCTATGGAACCTGTGTAAAAAGGCTGATAATCTATGGGTGAAATGGATCCATGCTCACTATATAAAAAACTCCTCTGTTATGAATACTAtgattacaaataatttttcctGGGTGCTGAAGAATGTGTTAAGTCAAAGAGAGTACATTCACACATTGTAGCCTGTGTGGGATGAGTTGCTGAATAGTGAaagatttaaaatgaaaaaggcTTATGATAAAATGATGGAGGCTGATAGAGTGCATTGGAGCGGTCTGATGAGGAAAAACTGTGCTAGACCTAGAGCAATTCACACAACATGGCTTGCTTGCCATGGTAGATTGGGGACCAAGGATAGGTTGGTCAGATTTGGTATGATCACTGATAAGATTTGTAGCTTGTGTAAGGAGGTAGAGGAAACTCAAAAccatattcttttttcttataaagTTGCTACTGATATTTGGAGTAATGTTCTAAACTGGATAGGAATTGATCATGTCCCTCAGGAGTGGCCGTTAGAACTTGACTGGTTGCTGAACTTGACTA from Glycine soja cultivar W05 chromosome 8, ASM419377v2, whole genome shotgun sequence includes:
- the LOC114424144 gene encoding uncharacterized protein LOC114424144, with the translated sequence MQQGPWCAVGDYNNVAKSQDKVGGKLVTEAEYEDLQAMMDATGLSEMDSSGEIFTWTNKQADNPIYYRIDRILANIDWFQTHSDANLTILPPPMYLIITSFICLSLFMLEKEISSDSTTAGWMQWVFIVLWKDDGTNLLEALQCRGCGIKLHRLRPHLLKLNKFTNDIQKNKLAAREKLDQAQQDLRNNIMDAPRIEEVKRLTDEVIHWNEMEEKMLMQRSKIDWIRARDGNNAFFHAYLKSRQNAKRIKVIHKDDGTILTTQKEITQEVLAFYGKLMGHDSISLQHVDIYALRRGDHLTMVQREDLVRPVTVKEIEDALNGISDLKLPEVDGYSSKFFKSCWNIVKEDVVNAA